One window of Helicobacter winghamensis ATCC BAA-430 genomic DNA carries:
- a CDS encoding rhodanese-like domain-containing protein, producing the protein MQAYGKNHQSLARAIFKEDLPKVIGAKDWIIVDIRMPLDFMEGHLQGAVNLTTQEELQTLLKNNVDKKILLNCYSGHTVSLLGSDLVNSGFANIYFLDEEISSCL; encoded by the coding sequence ATGCAAGCTTATGGAAAAAATCATCAAAGTCTAGCGCGAGCAATTTTTAAAGAAGACTTGCCAAAGGTTATTGGCGCAAAGGATTGGATAATTGTGGATATTAGAATGCCACTAGACTTTATGGAGGGGCATTTGCAAGGGGCAGTTAATCTCACAACGCAAGAAGAACTCCAAACGCTTTTAAAAAACAATGTGGATAAAAAGATTTTATTAAATTGTTACAGCGGGCACACGGTATCTTTGCTGGGGAGTGATTTAGTTAATAGCGGTTTTGCAAATATCTATTTTTTAGATGAAGAGATTAGCTCTTGTCTGTGA
- a CDS encoding tetratricopeptide repeat protein, with product MKTLTLASIYEIQGHRHEAAEIYQAILEKDPSNAEAKIALKRLVSNRKNYGKANEDMLNLFIQMDSNVEFNEFERWLLQLWN from the coding sequence ATGAAAACTCTAACTCTTGCTAGCATTTACGAAATCCAAGGGCATCGCCACGAAGCTGCGGAGATTTATCAAGCCATTTTAGAAAAAGACCCTAGCAACGCAGAAGCAAAAATCGCATTAAAACGCCTAGTTAGCAATCGCAAAAACTACGGCAAAGCAAATGAAGATATGCTAAATTTATTTATCCAAATGGATAGCAATGTGGAATTTAACGAATTTGAAAGGTGGTTATTGCAATTATGGAATTAA
- a CDS encoding CiaD-like domain-containing protein translates to MELKEAILQTLAEIDTNAESMESKPAFEAPKLERDALLDILPTEQTTKNTDMQSPYARKIEKLDFKNTEELKTLLSKQYLEEEKFLNALQERILVLFEGLQSPNNRNIENKVDMILNFLEYTLAIIDEKKSQR, encoded by the coding sequence ATGGAATTAAAAGAAGCGATTTTACAAACCTTAGCTGAAATTGATACAAATGCAGAATCTATGGAATCCAAACCCGCTTTTGAAGCACCCAAACTTGAACGCGATGCGCTTTTAGATATACTTCCCACAGAACAAACCACCAAAAACACGGATATGCAAAGCCCTTATGCACGCAAAATTGAAAAACTAGATTTTAAAAATACAGAAGAATTAAAAACACTTCTTAGCAAACAATATTTAGAAGAAGAAAAGTTTTTAAACGCACTGCAAGAAAGAATCCTTGTGCTATTTGAAGGCTTACAATCTCCAAATAACCGCAATATAGAAAATAAAGTAGATATGATTCTAAACTTTTTAGAATATACGCTAGCTATTATTGATGAAAAAAAGAGCCAAAGATGA